The following proteins come from a genomic window of Lentimicrobiaceae bacterium:
- a CDS encoding 50S ribosome-binding GTPase: MTLLDLETGKKGFITKVKGRGAFRKRIMEMGFLTGKEITVVKKAPLRDPVEYNIMGYNVSLRNSEAAFIEIISETESTQGKKQPSAESFSGEYVKNHLLQFDKVINVAFVGNPNSGKTTIFNYASGAKERVGNYSGVTVEAKDARFRLQDYTFNVTDLPGTYSISAYSPEELFVRDFISQNMPDVVVNVVDASNLERNLYLTTQLIDMDIKVVVALNMYDELTNSGNKLNHNYLGKLLGIPFVPTVGSRGKGIDDLLQKIIEVHEDREKTARHIHIHYGNVLENSIRNIQEQVKKPCNQPLIDTISSRFLALKLLEKDKQTQHIIENSTNNAGEILKIAEKERKRIVNDLNEEPETLITDAKYGFIAGALRETLQTSREAKVSRSEIIDIFITHKIWGIPIFIAFMWLTFYFTFRLGIYPQQWIEASVDYISGILQQYMQPGMLKDLFIQGII; this comes from the coding sequence ATGACTCTTCTCGACCTTGAAACAGGCAAAAAAGGATTCATTACCAAAGTAAAAGGACGCGGAGCTTTTCGCAAACGCATCATGGAGATGGGTTTCCTTACCGGTAAAGAAATCACGGTGGTAAAAAAAGCACCCCTGCGTGACCCGGTAGAATACAATATTATGGGGTACAATGTTTCTTTACGTAACAGCGAAGCCGCCTTCATAGAAATTATTTCCGAAACAGAGTCAACTCAGGGTAAGAAACAACCCTCGGCAGAAAGTTTCAGCGGAGAATATGTTAAAAATCATTTATTACAATTTGATAAAGTTATAAATGTAGCCTTTGTCGGAAATCCAAACAGTGGGAAAACCACCATTTTTAACTATGCTTCCGGGGCAAAAGAAAGAGTAGGTAATTACAGCGGGGTTACCGTAGAAGCCAAAGATGCCCGTTTCCGGTTGCAGGATTATACCTTTAATGTAACCGACCTGCCTGGAACCTATTCTATTTCCGCTTACTCTCCCGAAGAACTTTTTGTAAGGGATTTTATCAGCCAGAATATGCCCGACGTGGTGGTGAATGTGGTTGATGCTTCTAACCTTGAACGTAACCTGTACCTTACCACCCAGTTAATTGATATGGATATTAAAGTGGTGGTAGCTTTGAATATGTACGACGAACTTACAAACAGCGGCAACAAGCTTAACCATAATTATTTAGGTAAATTGTTAGGGATTCCATTCGTACCCACCGTTGGCAGCCGTGGAAAAGGAATTGATGACCTGTTGCAAAAAATTATTGAAGTTCACGAAGACCGCGAAAAAACAGCACGGCATATTCACATCCACTATGGAAATGTTCTGGAAAACAGCATACGTAATATACAGGAACAGGTAAAAAAGCCCTGCAATCAACCTTTGATAGACACTATTTCATCGCGTTTTCTTGCTCTGAAACTTCTTGAAAAAGATAAGCAGACACAACATATTATTGAAAACTCCACGAATAATGCCGGAGAAATACTGAAAATTGCCGAAAAAGAAAGAAAACGCATAGTCAACGACCTGAATGAAGAGCCGGAAACGCTGATTACCGACGCCAAATACGGTTTTATTGCTGGTGCTTTGCGCGAAACACTGCAAACAAGCAGAGAAGCCAAGGTGAGCCGAAGTGAAATCATTGATATTTTCATCACACATAAAATATGGGGTATTCCCATTTTTATCGCTTTTATGTGGCTGACTTTTTATTTTACTTTTAGGTTGGGAATTTACCCCCAGCAATGGATAGAAGCTTCTGTTGATTATATTTCGGGTATATTGCAGCAATATATGCAGCCGGGTATGCTGAAGGATTTGTTTATACAGGGAATCATTA